In Akkermansia muciniphila, one DNA window encodes the following:
- a CDS encoding complex I 24 kDa subunit family protein, whose product MSDYAENAIDATIAHQPSPGERFYPAFEVTPELNAAASEYVTHYPEGKQKSAVLPILHEIQKKFGFISGDAIAWVGEKLNISAAHVLGVVTFYPGLRQMCPGKNHIRVCRTLSCAMAGADNLFDAICTRLGIDKNGIDHHHPIGVSPDGLWSVEGVECLANCGFGPNMMVNDLLYEKVTPEVLEEVIAKYQNA is encoded by the coding sequence ATGTCCGATTACGCTGAAAACGCCATCGACGCGACTATCGCCCACCAGCCCAGCCCGGGCGAACGGTTCTACCCGGCCTTTGAAGTAACGCCGGAACTTAACGCCGCCGCCAGCGAATACGTTACGCATTACCCGGAAGGCAAGCAGAAATCCGCCGTGCTGCCCATCCTTCATGAAATCCAGAAAAAGTTCGGCTTCATCAGCGGAGACGCCATCGCCTGGGTGGGTGAGAAACTGAACATCTCCGCCGCCCATGTTCTGGGCGTGGTGACTTTCTATCCCGGTCTGCGCCAGATGTGCCCCGGAAAAAACCACATCCGCGTATGCCGCACTCTTTCCTGTGCCATGGCGGGGGCGGACAACCTGTTCGACGCCATCTGCACGCGTCTGGGCATTGACAAAAACGGCATTGACCATCACCACCCCATTGGAGTCAGCCCGGACGGCCTGTGGAGTGTGGAAGGAGTGGAATGCCTGGCCAACTGCGGCTTCGGCCCCAACATGATGGTCAACGACCTCCTGTACGAAAAAGTCACTCCGGAAGTGCTGGAGGAAGTAATCGCCAAATACCAGAACGCCTAA
- the nuoD gene encoding NADH dehydrogenase (quinone) subunit D, which produces MKTSTKTFAIADTAANADYLTNTSEPLGETMTLNVGPSHPATHGVLRLVLELDGEEIISCDPVVGHLHRGMEKIGETIQYNQFVPYTDRFDYLAPLSNNIAYACAVEKLLGWELPPRGQALRVLALELSRFSSHILGVGVYGMDVGAMTVFLYCYEEREKIHNFYEQLTGARFTSSYTRIGGQTRDVPNEMLKEVLVFCDEAAKTLDETEALLLKNKIFIDRLQGVGVISREKALSWGITGANLRASGIKRDLRKLTPYLGYENYEFDVPVGEHGDCYDRFTVRIEEMRQSLRIIRQVIETMPDGPINMVDTKGTLPEKKKVLTDMESLIRQFMTTTMGVNAPAGQVYFAAENPKGELGFFLDSKGGGLPNRLRMRSPSFCNLSILPELMKGHLVSDVPAILGSFDFVMGECDR; this is translated from the coding sequence ATGAAGACGAGCACCAAAACTTTCGCCATTGCAGATACAGCCGCTAACGCAGACTATCTCACCAATACATCCGAACCGCTCGGAGAAACGATGACCCTGAACGTGGGCCCCTCCCACCCCGCCACTCACGGCGTGCTGCGCCTGGTGCTGGAACTTGACGGTGAAGAAATCATCAGCTGTGATCCGGTGGTTGGCCATCTGCACCGCGGGATGGAAAAAATCGGTGAAACCATCCAGTACAACCAGTTTGTCCCCTACACCGACCGTTTTGATTACCTGGCGCCCCTGTCCAATAACATCGCCTATGCCTGCGCGGTGGAAAAACTGCTGGGCTGGGAACTGCCGCCCCGTGGACAGGCCCTGCGCGTACTGGCCCTGGAACTTTCCCGCTTTTCCTCCCACATCCTGGGAGTGGGCGTGTACGGCATGGACGTAGGCGCCATGACCGTTTTCCTGTACTGTTATGAGGAACGTGAAAAAATCCATAATTTTTACGAACAGCTCACCGGGGCGCGCTTCACTTCCTCCTACACCCGCATCGGCGGCCAGACACGCGACGTTCCCAATGAAATGCTCAAGGAAGTGCTCGTCTTCTGCGATGAAGCGGCCAAAACCCTTGATGAAACGGAAGCGCTCCTGCTCAAGAACAAAATCTTCATTGACCGTCTTCAGGGCGTAGGCGTCATCAGCCGTGAAAAAGCGCTTTCCTGGGGCATTACGGGGGCCAACCTGCGAGCCAGCGGCATTAAGCGGGACCTGCGCAAACTCACCCCCTATCTGGGATATGAAAATTACGAATTCGACGTCCCCGTAGGCGAACACGGAGACTGCTACGACCGTTTTACCGTGCGCATTGAAGAAATGCGCCAGTCCCTGCGCATCATCCGCCAGGTCATTGAAACCATGCCGGACGGCCCCATCAACATGGTGGACACCAAAGGCACGCTGCCAGAAAAGAAAAAAGTCCTGACGGACATGGAATCCCTGATTCGCCAGTTCATGACGACAACCATGGGAGTGAACGCCCCCGCCGGGCAGGTTTACTTTGCTGCGGAAAACCCGAAGGGAGAGCTGGGCTTCTTCCTGGACTCCAAGGGAGGCGGACTTCCCAACCGTCTGCGCATGCGCTCCCCCTCCTTCTGCAACCTGTCCATCCTGCCGGAACTGATGAAAGGCCACCTGGTTTCCGACGTTCCGGCCATTCTCGGTTCCTTCGACTTCGTGATGGGCGAATGCGACCGTTAA
- a CDS encoding polysaccharide deacetylase family protein → MIAAGAACAELPPDLPPASPLPFAPGPVIGGTVKGDPAAGIVPVRDLIEANRKDEYIPMAEPIPGETGSSAPQAESIPNAEPIPGETNLHAPAQPAVTPLVIPSTAFSSVPVPQHETRVAILGYHDFSRTLPATEMRMNTDVFRSQMRALKASGVPVISMKEFLEWKLGDRRLPAKCVMITIDDGWKSVYTDAYPILKEAGFPFTIFPYTKFITGRGSAMSPAQIQEMLDNGATLGSHSVSHLYPRSWRAAQRKGAQAVQELATAEIGHSRKILQEKFPGSSVEAYCYPGGFILPEMISRAEEAGFQAAFTVIPKKVTKDTDRWRIHRYMVFGKDPKTFTRAVNFNVPSTPETPAATPGGGSGKKLTSYPAPAQPVYPAANTVVKNQTPDISISLAGEPSLDPRQMEMRISGFGLVNARYDAKEKILKWTPSRPLRLSPVTVQVRWKNPAANMWQTATWQFGIEEQEMHFTPRNIVK, encoded by the coding sequence TTGATCGCAGCCGGTGCCGCATGTGCGGAGCTTCCGCCCGACCTGCCGCCGGCGTCACCCCTTCCCTTTGCCCCCGGCCCGGTCATCGGGGGAACCGTCAAGGGAGACCCGGCCGCCGGCATCGTTCCCGTCAGGGACCTGATTGAAGCCAACCGCAAGGATGAATACATCCCCATGGCGGAACCCATTCCCGGAGAGACAGGCTCTTCCGCTCCCCAGGCGGAGTCCATCCCGAACGCGGAACCCATCCCCGGGGAAACGAACCTGCATGCCCCGGCACAACCTGCGGTGACGCCCCTCGTCATCCCTTCCACGGCCTTTTCCTCCGTTCCGGTCCCTCAGCATGAAACCCGCGTAGCCATTCTGGGCTACCATGATTTCAGCCGCACCCTTCCCGCTACGGAGATGCGCATGAATACGGATGTGTTCCGCTCCCAGATGCGGGCGCTGAAAGCGTCCGGAGTGCCCGTCATCTCCATGAAGGAATTCCTGGAATGGAAACTGGGGGACAGGCGGCTTCCGGCCAAATGCGTCATGATCACCATTGACGACGGCTGGAAGAGCGTTTACACGGACGCCTACCCCATCCTGAAAGAAGCGGGATTCCCCTTTACCATTTTCCCATACACCAAATTCATCACGGGCCGCGGTTCGGCCATGAGCCCCGCCCAGATTCAGGAAATGCTGGATAACGGCGCCACCCTGGGCAGCCACTCCGTCAGCCACCTGTACCCGAGATCCTGGCGTGCCGCCCAGCGTAAAGGCGCCCAGGCGGTTCAGGAGCTGGCAACGGCGGAAATAGGCCATTCCCGGAAAATCCTTCAGGAAAAATTCCCCGGTTCTTCCGTGGAGGCCTATTGCTATCCGGGCGGCTTCATCCTGCCGGAAATGATCTCCAGGGCGGAAGAAGCCGGATTCCAGGCGGCCTTTACGGTAATCCCCAAAAAAGTGACCAAGGACACGGACCGCTGGCGGATTCACCGCTACATGGTCTTCGGCAAAGACCCTAAGACATTCACCAGAGCCGTGAATTTCAACGTTCCCTCCACTCCGGAAACTCCGGCGGCCACCCCTGGCGGCGGCAGCGGCAAAAAGCTGACTTCCTACCCGGCTCCGGCTCAGCCCGTTTATCCGGCAGCCAATACCGTGGTGAAAAACCAGACTCCCGATATATCCATTTCCCTGGCAGGGGAACCCTCCCTGGACCCCAGGCAGATGGAAATGCGCATCTCCGGCTTCGGCCTGGTAAACGCCCGGTACGACGCCAAGGAAAAAATTCTGAAATGGACTCCATCCCGTCCCCTGCGGCTCAGCCCTGTAACCGTCCAGGTCCGTTGGAAAAATCCTGCTGCCAACATGTGGCAGACAGCCACCTGGCAATTCGGCATTGAGGAACAGGAAATGCACTTCACTCCCCGGAACATCGTCAAATAG
- the nuoF gene encoding NADH-quinone oxidoreductase subunit NuoF, protein MSITYLPGKEPHPRETRRILKNVNREGWNTSIDCYLADGGYEELKKALGMEPRAVIDEVKKSGLRGRGGAGFPTGVKWTFIPPNNTKPVYLVCNCDESEPGTFKDRYIVHQDPHQLIEGMVISSYAVGAHQAYIYMREEFPIAAEIMLKALQEARERGFLGSNIQGSGYDLEIHLHRGAGAYICGEETALLNSLEGDRPYPRIKPPYFPAAIGLYGCPTIVNNVESLCQVKHIMAMGGEAYSQEGAKRSPGTRIIGVSGDVKRPGFYEIISGSMTFGELLYDVCGGPRDGRQFKAVIPGGSSSKVMRTDAEYKVKNPDGTMGKITFFDIPLDLDSIAQHGSMSGSGAVIVMDDSRSMPWAMNNINRFYAHESCGQCTPCREGCPWMMKLSTRILEGKAAPSDVDLLIEVANQIEGKTVCAFGEAASWPTQAMVSKFKEEFVALTDPFNACLPHTEEGREQNRFLTR, encoded by the coding sequence ATGAGCATCACCTATCTTCCCGGTAAAGAACCCCACCCCAGGGAAACGCGCCGCATCCTGAAAAACGTTAACCGAGAAGGCTGGAACACGTCCATTGACTGCTATCTGGCCGACGGCGGTTATGAAGAACTGAAAAAGGCGCTCGGCATGGAGCCCAGGGCCGTCATTGACGAGGTGAAAAAATCCGGCCTTCGCGGCCGTGGCGGCGCAGGGTTCCCCACCGGCGTGAAGTGGACTTTCATTCCGCCGAACAACACGAAACCTGTCTATCTGGTTTGCAACTGTGACGAATCCGAACCAGGCACGTTCAAGGACCGCTACATTGTCCACCAGGATCCCCACCAGCTCATTGAAGGAATGGTCATCTCCAGCTACGCGGTGGGGGCGCATCAGGCCTACATCTACATGCGCGAAGAATTTCCCATCGCCGCGGAAATCATGCTCAAGGCTCTTCAGGAAGCCCGCGAACGCGGCTTCCTAGGCAGCAATATCCAGGGGTCCGGCTATGATCTGGAAATCCACCTGCACCGCGGGGCGGGAGCGTACATTTGCGGTGAGGAAACGGCCCTGCTCAACTCCCTTGAAGGGGACCGCCCTTATCCCCGCATCAAGCCCCCCTACTTCCCGGCCGCCATCGGCCTGTACGGCTGCCCCACCATTGTCAACAACGTGGAATCCCTCTGCCAGGTGAAGCACATCATGGCCATGGGTGGAGAAGCTTACAGCCAGGAAGGGGCCAAACGTTCCCCCGGCACCCGCATCATCGGCGTTTCCGGCGACGTTAAACGTCCCGGGTTCTATGAAATCATCTCCGGCTCCATGACTTTCGGCGAACTGCTGTATGACGTCTGCGGCGGCCCGCGGGACGGGCGCCAGTTCAAGGCCGTGATACCCGGCGGTTCCTCTTCCAAGGTCATGCGCACGGACGCGGAATACAAAGTGAAGAATCCGGACGGCACCATGGGGAAAATCACCTTCTTTGACATTCCGCTGGATCTGGACAGCATCGCCCAGCACGGCTCCATGTCCGGTTCCGGCGCGGTCATCGTGATGGACGACTCCCGCTCCATGCCCTGGGCCATGAACAACATCAACCGCTTCTACGCCCATGAATCCTGCGGACAGTGCACCCCCTGCCGGGAAGGCTGCCCGTGGATGATGAAACTCAGCACCCGCATCCTGGAAGGGAAAGCCGCCCCGTCGGACGTAGATCTGCTCATTGAAGTGGCCAACCAGATTGAAGGGAAAACGGTCTGCGCCTTCGGTGAAGCCGCCTCCTGGCCCACCCAGGCCATGGTCTCCAAGTTCAAGGAGGAATTCGTGGCCCTGACGGATCCCTTCAACGCCTGTCTGCCCCACACGGAGGAAGGCAGGGAGCAAAACCGTTTCCTCACCCGCTAA